The genomic segment CTTTTCGGTATCGAACAGGAACTCGTCCGGGTATCCCATCCAGATCAGGTCCGCGCCGATCAGATCCGCGGCGGCCTTCGCCTCCTGCCGGCGAATCTCGGCGATCTCCGGCTTGGACAGCGTCGGCGAACCGACTTCGCCGTTGGTCGAGATCGCGATCGTGATCTTGTCCCCGCGCGCCGCATACTTCGCCAGCGTACCGCCGCATAAAATCTCGGCGTCGTCCGGATGCGCGCAAATGGCCAGTACGTTCATCTTTGTTCCTCCTCGTTTAACGCTGGACTTTGGCTTCTCAGCCCATCATAAATGCGATTTTGGTAGATTGTCAACAATCGATCCTCTGCAATTGATCGTTGAATTTACCCTGGCACTGAACTATACTGGGGGCATCGCTAATCGAACATTCGAATTAAACAAGCAGGGAGTCTTAGAAATGAAGCCCTATCAATTCAAGAGCCAGGAAAACCTGTCGCTTCGCCAGCGCGTATTCGCGGATATCCGCGACGCGATCGTACGCGGCCATCTGAAGCCGGGAGACAAGCTGCGGGAACTCGACATTGCCAAGCAAATGAACGTCAGCCGCGGGCCGCTGCGCGAGGCGCTGCGGGATCTGGAGGCGCTGGGCCTAGTCGTGAGCTCCCCCTATCGGGAGACGGCGGTCGCCGACGTGCGCAAGGAAGAGGTCGTCGGGCTGCTCATTCCGGTAAGGCTGCAGCTGGAGCTGTTCGTGCTGAAGCAGAGTCGCGGCAAACGGGACGAAGCGTTCTTTGCTTCGCTTGAAGAGATCGTGGAGGAAATGAAGCGCGCCTCGGCCGAGAAAGATTTGTTCGCGCTGGTAGAGGCCGATATTCGCTTCCACGAGCAGGTGCTGTCGCTCGACGAATCGACCCACACACAGCAGATCTGGCTCGGCATCGTGAACCGGCTTCGCCTGCACTTCATTAAAAATACCGGCGCGTTCGGCGATCTCGGGCGCGTGCCCGCGGAGCATGCGGCGCTGGTGTCGGCGCTGCGGAGCGAGAGCGACGAACGGATCGAGACGCTGTGGACCCGGCATATCCGGGACGAAGATTGCCTGCTCTGCTTTGACGAAAAGACCGATTAAGGAGAGATACGGATGTCCGAATCGCGGGAAGCGCATCTGAAGCAATTGGGCGAGCCCTATGTGAAACTGACCGCCGAAGACGGCGGAACGCTGCTTGTGCTCGTGCGGGGCGGTCGCGTGCATGATATGACCGTCCCGGGGGGTCAAGCGGGCGCTGCCTTCTGGACGAACCCTCCGGCGCTTGCGGCAGGCGGCTGGAATACGGGCGGAGACCGCACCTGGGTCAGCCCCGAGATCGAATACTTCACGGACAGCGCCGGCAGCTACGCGATTCCGCCGCAGCTGGATCCGGGACAATGGTCGCTGGTCGCGTCTACCGGGCGCGAAGCGATTATACGGATGACCTGCGAGCTGTCCCGCCGCACATCCGCCGCCCCGGTCCGGTTGGACCTGGAAAAACGGTACGCGACGCTACCGAATCCCCTTCTGTTGAATTCGTCCCTGGCCGCGCGTGACTGGGCCGGCGTCCGCTACGTCGGTTACGAAGTGCATACGGCGCTTGAATTGACGCCGGTCGCGCATGGCGGCAGCCCTGAAGGCGATGCGTCAGGTTACTGCAGCTTGTGGAGCATCATGCAGGTTCCGGCCGGCGGCGTCGCGCTGGTGCCGACCCGCGGACGAGTAGCGCCCATGACGATGTTCGCTCAGCGCGAACCGGCCGACATCGCGACGACGGCCAGCGGCGTCCGCATTCCCTGCGGCGGCAGCTACAGCTACAAGCTCTCGTTCGATGCCATTGCCTCGACCGGACGCTACGGATACATACGCGAGCTCGACGCGGTCGAAAGCAGCCTCATGATTCGGCAGTTCCGCGTCAATCCCGCCGGCGTCTATCCCGACTATCCGCCGGACCGGCCGGATTATACGGGCTCCTGCATGCAGATCTATAATGACGGCGGCCACATGGGCGGCTTCGCGGAGCTCGAGTACCAATCGCCCGCCCTGGCGATCGAAAGACCCGGACGGACGACGGATGAATCGCAAGTGTTCCATTTTACGGGACCGACGGAGAGGATCAGGGAAATCTCGGGGCTGCTGCTGGGAATGGACGATGTTGGCCGGATAGGCCTTAGCTAGCTAGCCGACCACCGCGCGAATCACGGCTCTGCCCAACGCTTCGTCGAAGCCGCCCCAGTCCGGGTCAACGTTGCCGAACGGATGGTTGATCATGTTGCCCTTCAGCTCGGTCAGCGGGTAAATGCCGAATTCGTGCAGACGCTCATAATAAGCGTAGCCGCCCACGAAGGCGCAGCCGAAGGAGGCAGCTAGCCGCCTGTAAAGGTCATGCGTCTGCCCGGTCCGCCCGGCCGTTCCTTCGAACAGCGGATGGATGCCGTTGTTGGTGACGATCAGACACGGGATGCCATCCTCCCGCAGCCGCGCCAGAATGCCGGACAGCGCCCGCTCCGAGCGGCCGTCCGGCAGGAAGCTGTCGTTCAGCATATACTCCAGCACGACCAGATCCGGCGCGGCCGCGCGCACCTCGTCCGCATAACGCAGCGCGCCCTGCGCCGAGTTCTCCCCGCCGATCGCGACATTCGAGGTACGCAAGGTCATTTGGGGATAGGTCTCGCGCAGCGCCCGGGCCAATTGATACGGCCAGCGGCCGGAGCGGGTCGTGCTCTCGCCGAAAAAAGCGATGCGT from the Cohnella hashimotonis genome contains:
- a CDS encoding GntR family transcriptional regulator, which translates into the protein MKPYQFKSQENLSLRQRVFADIRDAIVRGHLKPGDKLRELDIAKQMNVSRGPLREALRDLEALGLVVSSPYRETAVADVRKEEVVGLLIPVRLQLELFVLKQSRGKRDEAFFASLEEIVEEMKRASAEKDLFALVEADIRFHEQVLSLDESTHTQQIWLGIVNRLRLHFIKNTGAFGDLGRVPAEHAALVSALRSESDERIETLWTRHIRDEDCLLCFDEKTD
- a CDS encoding DUF6786 family protein codes for the protein MSESREAHLKQLGEPYVKLTAEDGGTLLVLVRGGRVHDMTVPGGQAGAAFWTNPPALAAGGWNTGGDRTWVSPEIEYFTDSAGSYAIPPQLDPGQWSLVASTGREAIIRMTCELSRRTSAAPVRLDLEKRYATLPNPLLLNSSLAARDWAGVRYVGYEVHTALELTPVAHGGSPEGDASGYCSLWSIMQVPAGGVALVPTRGRVAPMTMFAQREPADIATTASGVRIPCGGSYSYKLSFDAIASTGRYGYIRELDAVESSLMIRQFRVNPAGVYPDYPPDRPDYTGSCMQIYNDGGHMGGFAELEYQSPALAIERPGRTTDESQVFHFTGPTERIREISGLLLGMDDVGRIGLS